The following proteins are encoded in a genomic region of Brachypodium distachyon strain Bd21 chromosome 1, Brachypodium_distachyon_v3.0, whole genome shotgun sequence:
- the LOC100845879 gene encoding uncharacterized protein LOC100845879 produces the protein MAGAGDPHRPPPPRGTVGWSYRDMEEQTESHEEYISRLLGERTSEPQGDPSGEPSCEPNPLWLHNGDMQIRDERQALEAARRAQNQKRAKAERKAKKKRRRAALALQLEQGTSQPQQHPSGESQPPQDPSLHRPQLIQSPEPARARVRQSVLYADRPRRSRRPSQDKLQVEEHAGMVSSREFEALTLGQSPPTHDSAHRIMECAYDTANSDTAPEIIMTGSESIEVVDKLKDESDDLEELRRSAKEYRAEYDSLSRKEWRAKLSAAHAANLAAILERDAARRRLPDALKWAKWESPPVPMQKPWTSPGSQLLCMLGLSSENDESSVVAHPRDEHLSRQHPPGSQPGSNDSDEDYEELSDQQIIENGRKWMSEEVMVAFKKYTESCADQTGLDYQFGELLHQCLNVEDYYKTYHHFNFTMKMKDPTSCVWRVELYFAEIRRMFRMKHYFCCPLEPLEDGHCYGCKNQGVNDLKHPATGGFDQGCATSTFPYM, from the exons ATGGCCGGCGCTGGCGATCCACAccgtcctccgcctcctcgtgGTACCGTTGGGTGGAGCTACCGGGACATGGAAGAGCAGACGGAGAGCCATGAGGAATACATTTCCCGCCTCCTAGGGGAGAGAACCAGTGAGCCACAAGGGGATCCCTCCGGTGAGCCCTCCTGTGAGCCAAATCCCCTCTGGTTGCACAACGGGGACATGCAAATCAGGGATGAAAGGCAAGCCCTGGAAGCAGCACGCAGGGCCCAGAACCAGAAAAGAGCCAAGGCCGAGAGGAAAGCCAAGAAGAAGCGCCGCCGGGCAGCCCTCGCCCTGCAGCTAGAGCAGGGGACCAGTCAGCCACAGCAGCATCCCTCCGGTGAGTCACAGCCACCGCAGGATCCCAGTCTTCATCGCCCACAACTCATTCA GTCACCAGAACCCGCAAGAGCTCGTGTTCGCCAGAGTGTTCTCTACGCAGACCGCCCCAGGCGATCCAGGAGACCTTCTCAAGACAAGCTACA GGTTGAGGAGCATGCCGGCATGGTGAGCAGTAGGGAGTTTGAAGCACTGACATTGGGTCAGTCACCTCCAACACATGACTCAGCTCACAG GATAATGGAATGTGCTTATGATACTGCGAACAGCGACACTGCCCCAGAAATTATCATGACTGGTTCAGAAAGTATTGAGgtggtggacaagctcaaagatGAATCAGATGAttt GGAGGAGCTGCGGCGTTCAGCCAAGGAGTACAGAGCGGAGTATGACTCTCTCAGCAGGAAGGAATGGAGAGCTAAGTTATCAGCTGCTCATGCCGCCAATCTAGCTGCTATATTGGAAAGGGATGCAGCTAGGCGGCGTCTTCCCGATGCTCTCAAGTGGGCGAAATGGGAATCACCCCCTGTCCCAATGCAGAAGCCTTGGACCAGTCCAGGAAGTCAACTTCTTTGTATGTTAGGATTATCTTCTGAAAATGATGAAAGCAGTGTGGTGGCACATCCACGGGATGAACATCTGTCTCGGCAGCATCCTCCTGGTTCGCAACCAGG GTCCAATGATTCCGATGAGGATTACGAAGAACTTAGTGATCAACAGATCATCGAGAATGGAAGGAAATGGATGTCTGAGGAGGTGATGGTTGCTTTCAAAAAATACACCGAAAGTTGTGCTGACCAGACG GGGCTCGACTACCAGTTCGGCGAACTCCTGCACCAGTGCTTAAACGTGGAGGATTATTACAAAACTTATCACCACTTCAACTTCACAATGAAGATGAAGGATCCTACTTCATGTGTCTGGAGAGTGGAGCTCTACTTTGCGGAAATAAGGCGGATGTTTCGGATGAAACATTATTTCTGCTGTCCTCTGGAACCACTTGAAGATG GTCATTGTTATGGTTGCAAGAACCAAGGAGTGAATGATCTGAAGCACCCGGCTACAGGTGGTTTCGACCAGGGATGCGCTACTTCTACGTTTCCTTACATGTAG
- the LOC100846183 gene encoding calcium homeostasis endoplasmic reticulum protein, whose amino-acid sequence MDRQAQDYAAAAMAYAQAQQHAPPPPQYGFHPQAQPQYPHHQPYAAPIPPQYSPYPRAMPPQQHYPHLPPHQQPSPYAPPHVLSTPSPPPPHPYMHPPFDSGPPPPAPPPADPELQKRIDKLVEYIAKNGPEFEVVIRDKQHDNPDYAFVFGGEGHAYYRYKLWVVRPPPVAPYPPGSMHMMPPMGPMMRGPPMHQPAYPPFYDQHQHFGPHGHGEYEAAANSFKGLSGPLPADVAAELHEVLINLNGTKESIKGAKTWFMQRAPFAPALAEVLRERVCALEDSERQLHIIFLVNDILFEGLQRRANIRDLDNEAAAFQSVLGSMLARIYNNPQSRDDNQTRLEKILQFWGSKEVYDQETIVNFEREMKGGVSYPLAPRHVSPDPSTFSGAAQLTSKWSSDPQEKDSTIHPVSAAPEPVPSAQFPAGVYPPLGQTIFPGSLPVQPSLLPPALPQSTAPATTNDLNLPPYPLFPPGLIPGMVRKMQIGSGVPYSPLSPLDIPTVIPPSTVPEAEILDRVTKFFKEIGEVNPSEGPMKQGEPDDYDDYERELPARKGGACIPPPANLHVNPETGMRADGTVDSKPGSSGRLGLGASADPDEASHQYGDVYSSYRKQRSSNYHSSISSRSLAPR is encoded by the exons ATGGACCGGCAAGCCCAAGACTAcgcggccgcggccatggcgtacgcgcaggcgcagcagcacgccccgccgccgccgcagtacGGCTTCCACCCTCAGGCGCAGCCGCAGTACCCGCACCACCAGCCCTACGCCGCTCCAATCCCGCCGCAGTACTCGCCCTACCCGCGCGCCATGCCGCCCCAGCAGCACTACCCGCACCTCCCGCCGCACCAGCAGCCTTCCCCCTACGCGCCGCCCCACGTCTTGTCAAcgccctccccgccgccgcctcacccCTACATGCACCCGCCGTTCGActccgggccgccgccgcccgccccgccgccggccgaccCGGAGCTCCAGAAGCGCATCGACAAGCTCGTCGAGTACATCGCCAAGAACGGGCCGGAGTTCGAGGTCGTGATCCGCGACAAGCAGCACGACAACCCGGACTACGCCTTCGTCTTCGGCGGGGAAGGGCACGCGTACTACAGGTACAAGCTCTGGGTAGTGCGGCCGCCCCCGGTGGCGCCGTATCCGCCGGGGTCCATGCATATGATGCCGCCGATGGGTCCGATGATGCGCGGCCCGCCGATGCACCAGCCGGCATACCCGCCCTTCTATGACCAGCACCAGCATTTTGGTCCTCATGGCCATGGTGAGTATGAAGCTGCGGCGAACTCATTCAAGGGCCTCTCTGGGCCGCTCCCAGCTGATGTTGCTGCTGAGCTGCATGAGGTGCTTATCAATCTTAATGGCACCAAAGAGTCAATAAAGGGAGCCAAGACATGGTTTATGCAAAGGGCGCCATTTGCGCCAGCTCTGGCTGAAGTTCTCAGGGAGAGAGTATGTGCTTTGGAGGATTCAGAGAGGCAACTGCACATTATCTTCCTGGTGAACGATATTCTTTTTGAAGG CTTACAAAGACGGGCTAATATTCGGGACCTTGACAATGAGGCTGCTGCTTTTCAATCTGTGCTGGGCTCTATGCTTGCAAGGATTTATAATAACCCACAGAGTAGAGATGACAACCAGACTCGCCTTGAGAAAATTCTGCAGTTCTGGGGTTCAAAGGAAGTTTATGACCAGGAAACCATTGTTAACTTTGAAAGAGAGATGAAAGGTGGGGTATCATATCCTTTGGCACCGCGACACGTTTCTCCAGATCCCTCGACCTTTTCAG GAGCAGCGCAGCTGACCTCAAAATGGTCCTCGGATCCGCAAGAGAAGGATAGCACAATCCATCCTGTTTCTGCCGCACCAGAACCTGTGCCTTCTGCACAATTTCCAGCTGGTGTTTACCCTCCTCTAGGCCAAACTATTTTTCCAGGATCTCTGCCAGTGCAACCATCTTTACTCCCCCCTGCGCTTCCTCAAAGCACTGCTCCAGCTACTACAAATGATCTAAATCTACCTCCTTATCCACTATTCCCCCCTGGCCTCATTCCAGGAATGGTCCGAAAGATGCAAATTGGGAGTGGAGTGCCATACTCTCCCTTGAGCCCACTTGACATCCCCACGGTCATCCCACCATCAACTGTACCTGAAGCTGAGATCCTTGATCGTGTCACGAAGTTCTTCAAGGAGATTGGGGAGGTAAACCCATCAGAAGGCCCAATGAAGCAGGGCGAGCCTGATGATTATGATGATTATGAGAGAGAGCTTCCTGCTCGCAAGGGAGGTGCGTGCATTCCTCCCCCTGCCAACTTGCATGTAAACCCTGAAACAGGGATGCGTGCTGATGGCACTGTTGATAGCAAACCGGGGTCGAGTGGCCGATTGGGTCTCGGAGCTTCTGCTGATCCAGATGAGGCGAGCCACCAGTATGGTGATGTCTATTCTTCGTATCGCAAACAGAGGAGCAGCAATTACCATTCCTCCATCAGCTCTCGCTCCTTAGCACCGAGGTGA